The nucleotide window TGAAAAACAAACgactataatatttacaatggaTGATTTTCTCCGAAATATACACCAAAACCTGCGCAAGCATCAGAACGGCCATTATTTATACAAGAACCATCAGTGTAGACAATAATGTACCCCTCTGAATCAACTTCAAAGGAATGTcctttaaatgttattttaccCACTGGTTTCCAAAAGTTCGAAACATGTGCgggatattttttcttcttacaGCTATTATCATCAGGCGCATTTACTTTTCTTTTGATGTTTTTTTCTGCAGCATTTACAGCAGCAAGCTAAATGgagaattataaaattatcactTCAATAGGTATTTAAAAACTTACAAGCTCTGAATCTTCTAGCgaatttaattcaaaggccTCATCCTCGGGCCAAAAGTCTTCCGGCTTTGGAGCACTATTATTTGTGGCAGAAAACCCGgctaaattttgaacaaaagaTTCGGCTTCAGATCTCGTCTTGAATTTCTTGTATTTGGCACCTTTAAATCCTTTTACCTGTTCCTCACACTTACCCCTGAAATATTAATTCAagcatttccatatttttttcttaaaggaatattttaaatattaccaGCTATCATATATGCCTATATTGTGACCACGGGCCACAGCGTAAAAAGACATAAATAAGCCTTTACttgaattttgaaaagttttagctaaaaattgcatctaataattaaaaaacttcaTTACTCTCAgcaattgttttgatttttttaagctGATTTTTGAATCGTCATCAGCTGTCTGTAGATACTTTGGATACAGGGTTGTTATTATATGTACTATTCCCCATATGAATGTTaaaagttgtaaataaataaataatgttttacaaattcataaatttactttttattataatttatttgtaacgtatgattttttttatattttccgttTCCATTTTTTCCTTGTGTCGTACACCGAgattcttttaaatttgttttttcggGAACACTTATTTGATTACACAGCATTTTAGCTTGAAATGGGGTGTAATTTTGGCGCTCATATTCACCACGAAAATTGTCAAAGTTTCATTTTCGATCAAAATATTAAGTAAACTTGGCGCgtaatttaaaagaatttaattgcAATGCCTTATTACGCTGTTGCTAAAGGACGAAAGGAGGGAGTGTACACCACCTGGTCAGAGTGTGAGCAGCAAGTGAAAAAATTTAGTGGTgcagttttcaaaaaatttcccaCGCTCTGCAAAGCAACCGATTTTCTCATAAAACATCAAGCAAATATTATCCGCAATGATCTCGAAAATGAGTATTCTGGAAATGTCCTTCAACAGCTTAATGGTCTGCAAACTACTTTAGCAAGGGCTGTTAAGCAGGAAAAGCCTGAAGTATCAAAAACTGTAAAAGAACCATTATCAACAAGTTTGTTGATTAATGATAATGATGCCGATAAGGATTTAGTAAGGAActtctatttatacatgtttacgatttatatatgtagctaaTAACGGTTTTGTTAAAGTTAAGAGTCCTACGAGAATTGGAGGAAGGTGTGGAAAATACAAAGGTCATTAAAATCGATCATTACGTTTTTAATGCAAACCAAGACGATTATATTAATGTGTACATTGGAGGGCATGCTGAAAATGTGGGTAGTTGGAATTGTATGGCGGGTTATGgtatatattttggaaaaaatcatgccctgtaaagtttaaattataatattgtaaaattagttatgaatattaaatctttttagCAATGTTGCTGAAGCGGCAACGGGTCGCATGACGCGAAATGTTGGTGACATTGAAGCGGCTATTGAAGCTATTGAAATCGCTATACGGGTTGGTATAGCCAAGTTGTGTGTGCACACTAAGTCCGAGTTCCTACTAAATGCTGTAGGCTTTTGGATGAATTCTTGGAAACGCAATGACTGGCGTAATAAGCATGGTAAAGTTGTGCAAAATCGAAAacaattcgaaaaattatacgCTCTTCTCAATGATAGCAATATAATTGTTAAATTggtaacataaatacaaaaaaaattatattatggcTCCATAACTCTAGTGAATCATTCAAACAGGTTGATGCTCGTAATGAATTGTGTACTTCAAATTGGAGGCAAGTGAAAAAACTAGCAGAAATGGGAACAGAAGATTATCTTGACCAACATCCCAATAAAGAAGAACATTTATCGATGGAATCTTTCGACGACTTTGACTATTAActtttattcacatatttttattatattattttatgcacataattttacttttgttttttcttttttactaagAGCAGttgttttgcaaatatttgcctAAGAAATTcgcaatatttgaatatttccgCGTCTGTTTCAcgat belongs to Zeugodacus cucurbitae isolate PBARC_wt_2022May chromosome 6, idZeuCucr1.2, whole genome shotgun sequence and includes:
- the LOC105217544 gene encoding ribonuclease H1, translating into MQFLAKTFQNSSKGLFMSFYAVARGHNIGIYDSWGKCEEQVKGFKGAKYKKFKTRSEAESFVQNLAGFSATNNSAPKPEDFWPEDEAFELNSLEDSELLAAVNAAEKNIKRKVNAPDDNSCKKKKYPAHVSNFWKPVGKITFKGHSFEVDSEGYIIVYTDGSCINNGRSDACAGFGVYFGENHPLNASQPVTGRVTNNVGEIQAAIHAINTAKSFGIEKLCVSTDSQFLINSITIWIKAWKEREWRLKNGEPVKNVIDFKKIDKLLADKSIEVKWNYVKGHHSIIGNEMADKLAREGSDMYRRMSNLD
- the LOC105217543 gene encoding ribonuclease H1; translated protein: MPYYAVAKGRKEGVYTTWSECEQQVKKFSGAVFKKFPTLCKATDFLIKHQANIIRNDLENEYSGNVLQQLNGLQTTLARAVKQEKPEVSKTVKEPLSTSLLINDNDADKDLLRVLRELEEGVENTKVIKIDHYVFNANQDDYINVYIGGHAENVGSWNCMAGYGIYFGKNHALNVAEAATGRMTRNVGDIEAAIEAIEIAIRVGIAKLCVHTKSEFLLNAVGFWMNSWKRNDWRNKHGKVVQNRKQFEKLYALLNDSNIIVKLVDARNELCTSNWRQVKKLAEMGTEDYLDQHPNKEEHLSMESFDDFDY